In a single window of the Pyrococcus sp. NA2 genome:
- a CDS encoding ATP-binding protein, producing MSRQRFVDRKRELEFLERAYSSDRAEFIVIYGRRRIGKTELLLHFARDKPHVYFLATEKPYRDNLRELQRLLAEFLGDKLFGKIPFEDIDELLMEFADRIGDERVVLIIDEFPLLVEHHRPLLSLLQKAWDLKLSKTNIMLILCGSSVSVMESKVLAYKSPIYGRRTGQWRLTEIPFFHIGEFLPGYTVEDLVKVWSVTGGIPAYLLQFSPDKSFDENVVEKVLSKGAFLYEEAEFLLREELREPINYFAILQAIATGRNRFGEIVNATGLDRSLVSKYLAVLQRLGIVKREAPVTATLKEASKRGLYFITDNYFAFWFRYVLPNKVYLEAGLAEDVWECSKDDFDLYLGSVFERLVRNPEVFLRLTGFRFTKLGRWWHKGEEIDIVALNEREKKVLFVEVKWKELSKREARGILKDLERKAELVGLDDWKKFYGLVAKEIEDVEELREMGWLVWDLRDFVMLERKREL from the coding sequence ATGAGTAGACAAAGGTTCGTGGATAGGAAAAGGGAACTTGAGTTTCTTGAGAGGGCATACTCAAGCGATAGGGCCGAGTTCATAGTAATCTACGGCAGGAGAAGAATCGGAAAGACGGAGTTGCTCCTTCACTTTGCTAGGGATAAACCTCATGTTTACTTCCTGGCAACGGAAAAGCCCTACAGAGACAACTTAAGGGAGCTTCAGAGGCTCTTGGCCGAGTTTCTTGGAGATAAACTCTTTGGAAAAATACCTTTCGAGGACATAGATGAGCTTCTGATGGAATTCGCCGATAGGATTGGGGATGAGAGGGTAGTCCTAATAATCGATGAGTTTCCTCTTTTAGTAGAACACCATCGCCCACTCCTTTCGCTCCTCCAGAAGGCATGGGACTTGAAGCTATCAAAAACAAATATAATGTTAATCCTCTGCGGTTCGAGCGTCTCGGTGATGGAAAGTAAGGTTTTAGCTTATAAAAGTCCGATCTATGGGAGAAGGACTGGCCAATGGCGCCTGACTGAGATTCCCTTCTTTCACATAGGAGAGTTTCTGCCTGGCTACACCGTTGAAGACCTCGTGAAGGTCTGGAGCGTTACGGGTGGGATACCGGCTTATCTCCTCCAGTTTAGCCCGGACAAAAGCTTCGATGAGAACGTTGTTGAAAAGGTGCTCTCCAAAGGGGCCTTCCTCTACGAGGAGGCGGAGTTTTTGCTTAGAGAGGAGCTCAGGGAGCCAATAAACTACTTCGCAATACTGCAGGCTATAGCTACTGGAAGGAACAGGTTCGGTGAGATAGTGAATGCTACTGGCCTCGACAGGAGTCTTGTATCAAAGTATCTAGCCGTTCTTCAGAGGCTTGGGATAGTTAAGCGCGAGGCTCCCGTAACTGCAACCCTAAAGGAAGCTAGCAAAAGAGGGCTCTACTTCATAACAGATAACTACTTCGCTTTCTGGTTCCGTTATGTGCTCCCTAACAAGGTCTATCTTGAGGCAGGGCTCGCTGAGGACGTTTGGGAGTGCTCCAAGGACGACTTCGACCTCTACCTCGGTTCAGTTTTTGAGAGGCTCGTGAGAAATCCAGAGGTCTTCCTAAGACTTACGGGATTCCGTTTCACGAAGCTCGGGCGGTGGTGGCACAAAGGAGAGGAGATTGACATAGTAGCTTTGAACGAAAGGGAGAAGAAGGTGCTCTTCGTCGAGGTGAAGTGGAAGGAGCTGAGTAAACGGGAGGCAAGGGGAATATTGAAGGATCTAGAGAGGAAGGCTGAGCTCGTTGGCCTCGATGATTGGAAGAAATTTTATGGATTAGTGGCTAAGGAAATAGAGGATGTGGAAGAATTAAGAGAAATGGGCTGGCTGGTTTGGGATTTGAGGGACTTCGTTATGTTAGAAAGAAAGAGAGAACTCTGA
- a CDS encoding ADP-specific glucokinase, with product MIWDELYSEAYGKVLKAIKSVKGVILAYNTNIDAIKYLKREDLERRIEEAGKGEVLKYSDELPKKINTVQQLLGSILWSVKRGKAAELLVEDRGVREYMREWGWDELRMGGQVGIMANLLGGVYGIPVIAHVPQLSKLQASLFLDGPIYVPTFEGGIKLIHPRKFEGDEEDCIHYIYEFPRGFRVLNFEAPRENRFIGAADDYNPRLYVREEWIERFDEIIEKAELAIVSGLHSLTEETYREPIKIVREHLKALKDSGIKTHLELAFTADEKVRKEILSLLPLVNSVGLNEVELASILEIMNEHDLAERILARDPADPVAVVEGLKKLMREGVERVHFHTYGYYLAITKYRGEHVRDALLFSALAAATKAMLGNIEKLEDLKRGLEVPIGRQGLEVYEIVKREFNVENGLGEVDGYQIAFVPTRIVEKPKSTVGIGDTISSSAFVSEFSLSF from the coding sequence ATGATCTGGGATGAACTATATTCGGAAGCCTATGGGAAGGTTTTGAAAGCTATAAAAAGTGTAAAAGGAGTAATACTGGCGTACAACACCAACATAGACGCCATAAAGTACCTAAAGAGGGAAGATTTGGAGAGGAGGATTGAAGAGGCCGGAAAAGGGGAGGTTCTGAAGTACTCTGATGAGCTTCCAAAGAAGATCAACACGGTTCAACAGCTCCTGGGTTCGATACTCTGGAGCGTTAAGAGGGGCAAAGCGGCCGAACTTTTGGTTGAGGACAGGGGAGTTAGGGAGTACATGAGGGAGTGGGGATGGGACGAGCTCAGGATGGGAGGCCAAGTAGGAATAATGGCCAACCTGTTGGGAGGTGTGTATGGAATTCCGGTCATAGCCCACGTCCCCCAGCTTTCAAAGCTTCAGGCAAGCCTGTTCCTGGACGGCCCCATATACGTTCCAACCTTTGAAGGGGGAATTAAGCTCATCCATCCCAGGAAATTCGAGGGTGATGAAGAAGATTGCATCCACTACATCTACGAGTTCCCAAGGGGATTTAGGGTTCTCAACTTCGAGGCCCCCAGGGAGAATAGGTTCATAGGGGCCGCAGATGACTACAATCCAAGGCTTTACGTTAGGGAAGAGTGGATTGAGAGGTTCGATGAGATTATAGAGAAAGCCGAGCTGGCAATAGTGAGCGGGCTCCACTCCCTTACGGAGGAAACCTACAGGGAGCCCATCAAGATAGTTAGGGAGCACCTGAAAGCGTTAAAGGACTCTGGCATTAAGACCCACTTGGAGTTAGCTTTTACTGCGGACGAGAAGGTTAGGAAGGAGATACTAAGCCTATTGCCACTGGTAAACAGCGTCGGCCTCAACGAGGTTGAGCTCGCATCTATTCTGGAGATAATGAACGAGCACGATCTAGCTGAGAGGATATTAGCTAGAGATCCAGCGGATCCAGTGGCGGTCGTGGAAGGCCTAAAGAAACTCATGAGGGAGGGAGTCGAAAGGGTTCACTTCCACACCTACGGTTACTACCTCGCAATTACCAAGTATAGGGGAGAGCACGTTAGGGACGCTCTTCTCTTCTCGGCCTTGGCCGCGGCAACGAAGGCCATGCTGGGAAACATCGAGAAGCTCGAGGATTTGAAGAGAGGCCTTGAAGTTCCAATTGGAAGGCAGGGGCTTGAGGTTTACGAGATCGTCAAGAGGGAGTTCAACGTTGAGAATGGCCTCGGTGAAGTTGATGGTTATCAGATAGCCTTCGTTCCTACGAGGATCGTGGAGAAGCCAAAGAGCACCGTGGGGATTGGGGACACGATATCGAGCTCAGCCTTCGTTTCAGAGTTCTCTCTTTCTTTCTAA
- a CDS encoding signal peptidase I codes for MDEKTTKEIISTILIVLLTFAIYFGLRIALHTKTPLVVVVSGSMEPVFYRGDVVLLKGVKPEEIKVGDVIVYKSAISRYPIIHRVRGIKTIYINGKRELCFITWGDHNPVPDLYYTTDGVLDCVPAYAVEAKALFVFPRVGIISIKVRELLGIGG; via the coding sequence ATGGATGAAAAAACAACAAAAGAGATAATTTCAACTATCTTAATCGTGCTCTTAACTTTCGCAATATACTTCGGCTTGAGGATAGCACTCCATACAAAAACACCTCTGGTCGTCGTTGTCAGTGGCTCCATGGAGCCCGTATTTTACAGGGGAGATGTCGTTTTGTTGAAAGGAGTTAAGCCAGAAGAGATCAAAGTGGGAGATGTTATAGTTTATAAAAGTGCTATCTCAAGGTATCCAATTATACACAGGGTAAGGGGAATAAAGACGATATATATTAACGGAAAGAGAGAACTGTGCTTCATAACATGGGGAGATCACAATCCAGTGCCCGATCTCTATTATACTACAGACGGAGTGCTCGACTGCGTTCCGGCATATGCGGTGGAAGCTAAGGCGCTCTTCGTATTCCCAAGAGTTGGGATAATATCGATAAAGGTTAGGGAGCTACTCGGCATAGGTGGATGA
- a CDS encoding DUF531 domain-containing protein — translation MLTIGLYNTYDTRRIHEAHLRAIARAAPVAYAFNFHLALIGFPFEEKDEKEIAEEVASNTTIGGGGRYLIELANSGKFHLLDFPKRGFPPQFGEIVATTSKPSREKVVKTIEIAEMALRGKSFIFLIGLGRHGLPKEAFKIAKYHLDITDGMGVSFETCTAIGIIPARIATIMEALKWMKKQQKR, via the coding sequence ATGCTAACCATTGGACTTTACAACACCTACGATACGAGGAGAATTCATGAAGCCCACCTTAGGGCAATAGCTAGGGCTGCCCCTGTTGCTTATGCATTCAATTTTCACTTGGCCCTGATAGGCTTTCCATTTGAGGAGAAGGACGAAAAGGAGATTGCTGAGGAAGTTGCCAGTAACACGACGATCGGAGGGGGAGGAAGATATTTGATAGAACTTGCGAACTCGGGAAAGTTCCACTTATTGGACTTTCCAAAGAGGGGATTCCCACCTCAATTTGGGGAGATAGTTGCTACAACATCAAAACCCTCAAGAGAGAAAGTTGTCAAGACAATTGAAATAGCAGAGATGGCCCTAAGGGGAAAGAGCTTCATATTCCTTATAGGGCTTGGAAGGCATGGACTTCCAAAGGAAGCCTTTAAAATTGCTAAGTACCACTTGGACATAACGGATGGCATGGGAGTGAGTTTTGAAACTTGCACTGCAATAGGTATAATACCCGCGAGGATAGCAACAATTATGGAGGCACTGAAATGGATGAAAAAACAACAAAAGAGATAA
- a CDS encoding tetratricopeptide repeat protein, which translates to MKVEDIVLLARMGVIDRAIEEIHKLKDPLERVIALSRVGETIKDENLLEDALYIVKRSIKDVGDKVFGYSEIGVAYSRLGNRESALECFKNALKLLGRLEDYEAGIVGMSLGAKLALAGFYEISLDVFDFVFDSIIELEIDVLEKTDLIMKLGEVLEDVGDTLPSMEALKFYERAYYIFENLRMGERARTIEKKMEVARTLRISGFPEVRKLALEGQFRDVLNILERLTGGKRIIGILELSLWAKKIESHERFKLSDVALEELKTVDISDEEKVEVVKLLSRLELFESAFDIAREISNGKARDEALYNLAKELINAGEREFASKVISLIESQDLKEVLAREMR; encoded by the coding sequence ATGAAAGTTGAGGATATAGTATTATTGGCACGGATGGGAGTAATTGATAGGGCGATAGAGGAGATACACAAACTTAAGGATCCCTTAGAGAGGGTAATAGCATTAAGTAGGGTTGGCGAGACAATAAAAGACGAGAACCTTCTTGAGGACGCACTCTATATTGTTAAGCGTTCAATAAAGGATGTAGGGGATAAGGTGTTTGGATATTCTGAAATTGGCGTTGCCTATTCAAGATTAGGGAATAGGGAATCTGCACTAGAATGCTTTAAGAATGCCCTTAAACTCTTAGGTAGGTTGGAAGATTACGAAGCCGGAATTGTAGGAATGTCTCTGGGTGCTAAGCTTGCCTTGGCGGGTTTCTATGAGATATCCCTGGATGTCTTTGATTTTGTCTTTGATTCTATAATTGAACTTGAGATTGATGTCCTCGAGAAGACTGACCTAATAATGAAGCTTGGTGAGGTGTTAGAGGATGTCGGGGATACCCTTCCATCGATGGAGGCCTTGAAGTTTTACGAGAGAGCCTACTATATCTTCGAGAACCTTAGAATGGGTGAGAGAGCAAGAACAATAGAGAAAAAGATGGAAGTCGCAAGAACATTAAGGATCTCCGGATTTCCTGAGGTCAGAAAGTTGGCCCTAGAGGGACAATTCAGGGATGTTCTGAATATCCTTGAGAGACTAACAGGTGGTAAAAGGATCATAGGGATTCTCGAGCTCTCCCTTTGGGCAAAGAAGATAGAGAGTCATGAAAGGTTTAAGTTAAGTGATGTCGCCCTTGAGGAGTTGAAAACGGTGGATATCTCTGATGAGGAGAAGGTGGAAGTTGTAAAGTTGCTTTCTAGGCTTGAGTTATTTGAAAGTGCATTCGATATTGCTAGGGAAATATCCAATGGTAAGGCAAGAGACGAGGCTCTATATAACCTAGCTAAGGAGTTAATTAATGCTGGAGAAAGAGAGTTTGCTTCCAAAGTAATTTCCTTAATTGAGAGTCAAGATTTAAAGGAGGTTCTCGCTAGAGAGATGCGGTGA
- a CDS encoding DMT family transporter yields the protein MDETRKAELILLGLSAIWGTTFPVIKLGIKDYPPLTFVTFRFLIGSILLALLLRKSINRRQIVPGLLIGLSIFAGFGFQVVGLKYTTASNSAFITSLYMVFTPFVAMFLLKSKIAKIDVMALILALFGTYLISGATLKLNYGDMLTTLAAFSFAFQIVLIEYFKDLGLGLAFWQIFWNFIFSLVYSLLFEGLPLPRESSTIFAILYTAVVATAFAFLLQVKYQPKIESHRAAILYSAEPVFGHLFSFMILGEVLKFSGYVGALLILSAIWLEIWREKLIKG from the coding sequence ATGGATGAAACCAGGAAGGCTGAACTAATTTTGTTGGGTCTCTCGGCGATTTGGGGAACTACCTTTCCGGTTATCAAGCTGGGAATTAAGGATTATCCTCCGTTAACGTTTGTAACGTTTAGGTTCCTTATAGGATCTATTTTGTTGGCTCTATTGTTAAGAAAAAGCATAAATAGGAGGCAGATTGTTCCAGGTCTCCTCATTGGCCTTTCAATATTTGCTGGATTCGGATTCCAAGTTGTTGGACTGAAGTACACGACTGCTTCAAATTCTGCCTTCATAACATCCCTCTACATGGTCTTCACTCCATTCGTTGCCATGTTTCTCCTTAAGAGCAAGATAGCTAAGATAGATGTCATGGCTTTGATTCTTGCACTCTTCGGGACATATCTCATCTCAGGTGCAACCTTGAAGTTGAATTATGGTGATATGCTCACGACTCTTGCGGCATTTAGCTTTGCATTTCAGATAGTTCTCATAGAATATTTCAAAGATCTTGGTCTTGGTTTAGCTTTCTGGCAAATATTCTGGAACTTCATTTTCTCTCTCGTTTATTCTTTGCTCTTTGAAGGACTTCCCCTTCCAAGGGAGAGCTCAACGATATTCGCAATTCTATACACGGCTGTAGTTGCAACGGCATTCGCCTTTTTGCTTCAGGTTAAGTATCAACCAAAGATAGAATCACATAGGGCTGCGATACTCTATTCGGCCGAACCAGTTTTTGGTCATCTCTTTTCCTTCATGATTTTAGGGGAAGTCTTAAAATTCAGCGGGTACGTTGGGGCCTTATTAATACTCTCAGCGATATGGCTCGAGATCT